From a single Lewinella sp. LCG006 genomic region:
- a CDS encoding caspase family protein encodes MIYALVVAIDQYPIAHHRLNGCVNDAKSLVAYLEGNYECEEISIKTIFDQEATKANVIAGFKHFQAAKADDTCLLYYSGHGSQVIAPPEFLSIDPDGKLETLVCWDSRIPAGGYDLMDKELSYLIWEATQQHNQHFVAIFDCCHSGTNTRDVRVTSRMAETARTIPTVNEFYGKERYQKGATTAGRIDLTPPRGRHVALAAASASETAKELRIGETTRGAFTYNLISLLEQYNGKITYSQLISNLKVLVANYVEKQSPQIDASEEGDKKRYFLGQLPKTKAPTYTVNFDKKADAWVVNAGAIHNWPADRASEIQLSIDNIQLKVTKVDMMHSELADHAKLDKTKSYLAKLEALPARQIKIALAKDNQAEGNKILKQALKDRATPIYFQFTDDPDQADYWARAIDNTLRLTFPGEDRPVFRRLNGYTADNALIFLDDTESVAHWHHVKNINNPRTTLKRDDYQITLLRVDQPGAWLEDDDCAATAVNWQEEVVFNYDYDATKEGDEKWLQPAFRMKVKNTSNRKLYFSVVNMQADYAVKNKFMALEVLEPGEEAWLLDRMDNGDTYKCIALGVDEAFLAHGINELTEYIKVFVSTMELSTDDFNQDALEMDNPTRNIERAGRNPANQSPKHDWTVEDIIMKTVRPTREVKVSGGEQKEIANAITIEMPAGVSSIATLNGKSEATRNLSGSTPLPDFPAGWSNHDLAEGLSQKPPVNILEFYQAEGMEKVNADNPIKVKLNLMPTDDEFVVPVGFDPETGLYYPVGMMDENGMVLIEDLPAPTPSGTRSLGGSIKIFFQKTVGKYLPFVYQHPQLAIGTFVDAEPEEKAAVGIKLNYNTDAAAVKAAVAGADRIVMYIHGIIGDTLEMPKSIRLVKDAAGHTLEDEYDLILTFDYENLNTPIEDTAQALKDRLAAAGLGPDHGKTFHIVAHSMGGLVSRWFIEKLDGHQVVNHLFQLGTPNQGSPYGSLYEMATPLLANAVNGAAFVQPYIIPLRVVGKFLDKLFYTLKQMNSDSDFLKALNDGSDPGIPYTIIAGNTQLIPPAVADPQAKLLKKVMTRFKSRAHYDALDLLLFKSPNDIAVSTEKIKAIPGGPDRQFPPVVLECACDHISYFGNPAGIESMAQLMLKAD; translated from the coding sequence ATGATTTATGCCCTAGTCGTCGCTATTGATCAGTACCCTATTGCTCATCACCGGCTGAATGGCTGTGTCAATGATGCCAAATCACTGGTTGCTTATCTGGAAGGCAACTACGAATGTGAAGAAATTTCCATAAAAACCATTTTCGATCAAGAGGCGACCAAAGCGAATGTCATCGCTGGCTTCAAGCATTTCCAAGCAGCCAAAGCCGACGACACTTGCTTGCTCTATTACAGTGGGCACGGCTCGCAAGTGATTGCACCACCAGAATTTCTCAGCATTGATCCAGACGGCAAGCTGGAAACCCTTGTCTGCTGGGATAGCCGGATTCCTGCCGGTGGCTACGACCTGATGGACAAAGAACTGTCTTACCTCATCTGGGAAGCCACACAGCAGCACAATCAGCATTTTGTAGCCATCTTTGACTGTTGTCATTCTGGCACCAATACCCGCGACGTACGGGTAACCTCGCGCATGGCCGAAACCGCGCGAACCATTCCTACCGTAAACGAATTCTACGGCAAGGAACGCTATCAAAAGGGAGCTACTACCGCTGGGCGGATCGACTTGACTCCGCCACGTGGTCGCCATGTAGCACTAGCAGCAGCCAGTGCCAGCGAAACCGCCAAAGAGCTGCGTATTGGTGAGACCACCCGTGGTGCATTTACCTATAACCTTATTTCCTTGTTGGAACAATACAACGGAAAAATCACTTACAGTCAGCTCATCAGCAACCTGAAAGTGCTCGTTGCCAACTATGTTGAAAAGCAATCTCCTCAGATTGATGCTTCAGAAGAAGGTGATAAAAAGCGTTATTTCTTAGGCCAATTGCCTAAAACGAAAGCGCCTACCTATACCGTCAATTTCGATAAAAAAGCAGACGCTTGGGTCGTCAATGCTGGTGCCATCCACAACTGGCCCGCTGATCGTGCCAGTGAAATCCAATTGAGTATTGATAATATCCAGCTGAAGGTCACGAAAGTAGACATGATGCATTCTGAGTTAGCAGACCATGCCAAGCTGGACAAAACAAAATCTTACTTAGCAAAACTGGAAGCTTTGCCCGCTCGGCAAATCAAAATTGCGCTGGCCAAGGACAACCAAGCCGAAGGCAACAAAATCCTCAAGCAGGCACTCAAAGACCGAGCAACGCCTATTTACTTCCAGTTTACCGATGATCCCGATCAGGCCGACTATTGGGCAAGGGCCATAGACAACACCCTGCGTCTAACTTTTCCCGGTGAAGATCGCCCCGTATTCAGGCGCTTGAATGGCTACACTGCTGACAATGCGCTGATTTTTCTTGATGATACGGAGAGCGTAGCCCATTGGCACCACGTCAAGAACATCAACAATCCTCGTACAACACTTAAACGCGACGATTACCAAATTACCCTCCTAAGGGTAGATCAGCCAGGTGCATGGCTGGAAGATGACGACTGTGCCGCAACGGCAGTAAACTGGCAGGAAGAAGTGGTCTTTAATTATGACTATGATGCCACTAAAGAAGGAGACGAAAAATGGTTGCAACCCGCTTTCAGAATGAAAGTGAAAAATACCAGCAATCGTAAGCTTTACTTTAGTGTAGTGAATATGCAAGCTGATTATGCGGTGAAAAACAAATTCATGGCATTAGAAGTCCTTGAACCCGGAGAAGAAGCCTGGTTGTTGGACCGCATGGACAATGGAGATACCTATAAGTGTATCGCATTGGGGGTTGACGAAGCATTTCTCGCTCATGGTATCAACGAACTCACCGAATACATCAAAGTCTTTGTGAGTACGATGGAACTCTCTACAGATGATTTCAACCAGGATGCTCTGGAAATGGATAATCCTACCAGAAATATTGAACGAGCAGGTCGAAACCCAGCCAACCAGTCTCCAAAACACGACTGGACGGTAGAAGACATCATTATGAAAACCGTCCGACCTACGCGTGAAGTGAAGGTCAGTGGTGGCGAGCAAAAAGAAATTGCGAATGCGATAACCATTGAAATGCCAGCCGGCGTTAGTAGTATCGCAACCCTCAACGGCAAATCAGAAGCTACGCGTAATCTATCGGGCAGCACTCCCCTGCCTGATTTTCCAGCGGGCTGGTCGAACCATGATTTGGCCGAAGGGCTGAGCCAAAAGCCGCCTGTCAATATCCTGGAATTTTATCAGGCAGAGGGCATGGAAAAGGTAAATGCCGACAACCCCATCAAGGTAAAACTTAACCTAATGCCGACCGACGATGAGTTTGTAGTTCCTGTCGGTTTTGATCCCGAAACGGGCTTGTATTACCCGGTGGGTATGATGGACGAAAACGGCATGGTACTGATCGAAGACCTGCCTGCACCTACGCCTAGCGGTACGCGAAGTCTGGGGGGATCGATCAAGATCTTCTTCCAAAAAACAGTGGGTAAATACCTTCCTTTTGTTTACCAACATCCCCAATTAGCCATTGGCACCTTTGTGGATGCGGAACCAGAAGAGAAAGCAGCCGTAGGTATTAAACTCAACTACAATACCGATGCTGCTGCCGTAAAAGCAGCCGTAGCGGGTGCCGATCGTATCGTGATGTACATCCATGGTATCATTGGCGACACGCTGGAGATGCCAAAAAGTATCCGTCTGGTAAAAGATGCTGCCGGCCATACCCTGGAAGACGAATACGATCTCATCCTTACCTTTGATTATGAAAACCTGAATACGCCGATTGAAGATACCGCACAGGCATTGAAAGATCGTTTAGCTGCCGCAGGCCTTGGCCCAGACCATGGCAAAACGTTTCACATCGTAGCACACTCCATGGGTGGTTTGGTGAGTCGTTGGTTCATTGAAAAACTCGATGGCCACCAAGTCGTGAACCACCTTTTCCAGCTGGGCACCCCCAACCAGGGTTCTCCGTACGGGTCGCTCTACGAAATGGCGACGCCGCTTTTGGCCAACGCCGTCAACGGAGCAGCCTTTGTGCAGCCGTACATTATCCCGTTAAGGGTGGTTGGTAAGTTTTTAGACAAGCTTTTCTACACCCTCAAACAGATGAATTCCGATAGTGATTTCCTCAAAGCACTCAACGATGGCAGTGATCCTGGGATTCCTTACACCATCATTGCTGGAAATACCCAACTGATTCCTCCGGCCGTAGCTGATCCACAGGCCAAACTATTAAAAAAAGTCATGACCCGCTTCAAAAGCCGTGCCCACTATGACGCCCTGGACTTGCTACTGTTCAAATCACCCAATGATATTGCTGTAAGTACCGAGAAGATTAAAGCTATTCCTGGTGGTCCTGATCGGCAGTTTCCGCCAGTGGTGTTGGAATGCGCTTGTGACCATATCAGCTATTTCGGCAATCCAGCAGGTATAGAGAGCATGGCGCAGTTGATGTTGAAGGCGGATTAA
- a CDS encoding pyruvate dehydrogenase complex E1 component subunit beta encodes MSRKLALRDALREAMIEEMRRDESVFLMGEEVAEYNGAYKVSKGMLDEFGPKRVIDTPIAELGFAGIGVGAAMNGLRPIIEFMTWNFAVLAFDQIVNNAAKTLSQSAGQFHCPIVFRGPSGSAGQLAQQHSQTFESWMANTPGLKVISCVDPADAKGLLKSAIRDNDPVCVMESELLYGYEGEVPEGEYLVPIGKAAVRREGTDVTLVSYNKMMLPTLEAAEQLAKEGISAEVIDLRTIRPLDYHTIVASVKKTNRLIVVDEAWPFAGVSSEVAYEVQKFAFDYLDAPVIRVNSADVSLPYAAPFVEAYLPNAEKIIKAVKEVAYVR; translated from the coding sequence ATGTCCAGAAAGTTAGCCTTACGGGATGCCCTACGGGAAGCTATGATTGAAGAGATGCGCCGTGATGAGAGTGTTTTCCTCATGGGGGAAGAAGTTGCAGAATATAACGGTGCTTACAAAGTGAGTAAGGGGATGCTGGATGAGTTTGGCCCTAAAAGAGTGATTGATACGCCCATCGCGGAACTAGGTTTTGCGGGTATCGGCGTAGGTGCAGCCATGAACGGTCTACGTCCAATCATTGAGTTCATGACCTGGAATTTTGCCGTGTTGGCTTTCGATCAGATCGTGAACAACGCTGCAAAGACCTTGTCGCAGTCTGCTGGACAGTTCCACTGCCCGATCGTTTTTAGAGGTCCTTCAGGTTCTGCTGGCCAATTGGCACAACAGCACTCACAAACTTTCGAAAGCTGGATGGCCAACACCCCTGGCTTGAAAGTGATCTCTTGTGTAGATCCTGCTGATGCAAAAGGACTGCTAAAATCTGCCATCCGTGACAATGATCCTGTTTGTGTAATGGAATCAGAGTTGCTTTACGGTTACGAAGGTGAAGTTCCTGAAGGGGAATACCTGGTGCCTATCGGTAAAGCAGCCGTTCGCCGGGAAGGTACAGACGTAACTTTGGTGTCGTACAATAAGATGATGCTCCCAACATTGGAAGCAGCGGAGCAATTGGCCAAAGAAGGCATCAGCGCAGAAGTGATTGATCTTCGTACCATCCGTCCATTGGATTATCACACCATTGTCGCCTCAGTAAAGAAAACCAACCGCCTCATCGTTGTCGACGAAGCTTGGCCTTTTGCCGGGGTTTCCAGTGAGGTCGCTTACGAAGTACAGAAGTTCGCGTTTGACTACCTGGACGCGCCAGTTATCCGCGTCAACTCTGCCGATGTGTCTCTTCCTTACGCTGCTCCTTTTGTAGAAGCTTACCTGCCGAATGCAGAGAAGATCATCAAAGCAGTAAAAGAGGTGGCTTACGTGAGGTAA